A single Mangrovimonas sp. YM274 DNA region contains:
- a CDS encoding protein-disulfide reductase DsbD domain-containing protein has translation MSFFRNNNSIFIILIGVVGLMRAQNPPTHWVQLQDTVYQVQKGRNNITLKFVIAHGYHIQANEEVMDWVLPSKLQMDSINGVSAVSMYFPKAHDFYLLGIDAPLKVFSNTLVVELEFEITETYDSSILWNGGLSYQACDGKQCFYPRILPFTLQLAFY, from the coding sequence ATGAGCTTCTTTCGAAACAATAATAGCATATTTATCATCTTAATTGGCGTTGTTGGTTTAATGAGGGCTCAGAACCCACCAACCCATTGGGTACAACTACAGGACACCGTATATCAAGTCCAAAAAGGGCGCAACAACATTACGCTCAAGTTTGTGATAGCCCATGGGTACCATATTCAAGCCAATGAAGAAGTTATGGATTGGGTGCTTCCTTCGAAATTACAAATGGATTCTATTAATGGGGTATCAGCTGTGTCCATGTATTTTCCAAAGGCTCATGACTTTTATCTCTTAGGGATTGATGCCCCTTTAAAAGTCTTTTCTAATACTTTAGTGGTAGAACTGGAATTTGAAATTACAGAAACTTACGATTCTTCAATCCTTTGGAATGGGGGACTTAGCTATCAGGCTTGCGACGGCAAACAATGCTTTTATCCAAGGATTTTACCGTTTACATTGCAGCTAGCTTTTTATTAA
- a CDS encoding c-type cytochrome, translated as MFFIRSCGGREIEPLVSPSGTSVDVYAQNYDATTLGNSNEDSIIKYGYQLFSQTPKYIGPDNGNADMVYQGNRLACKNCHLNAGTKPYSAPLIGIIQRFPQFRGRENKIGTIQERINGCFERSMNGQMLPEDSREMLALVKYLEWLSRFAPEDGDIKGQGFVKIFIPNRAVNLEHGKEVFSKNCAVCHTPSGKGVKDPNRYTYLYPPLWGDDSFNHGAGMARVITAAQFIKANMPFGTTYDAPLLSDEEAYDVAGYINQQLRPQKANPERDFPDLLKKPVSTPYPPYADEFSLEQHQMGPFQPIMEYYKNTYNITKNK; from the coding sequence TTGTTTTTTATTAGGAGTTGTGGGGGGCGTGAAATAGAGCCTTTGGTGTCACCTTCAGGAACCAGTGTTGATGTCTATGCTCAAAACTACGATGCTACTACTTTGGGGAATTCTAATGAGGACAGTATCATCAAGTATGGGTATCAATTGTTCAGTCAAACCCCAAAGTACATTGGTCCTGACAATGGAAATGCCGATATGGTATATCAAGGAAATAGGTTGGCCTGTAAAAATTGTCATCTTAATGCGGGGACCAAGCCCTATTCGGCACCATTAATAGGAATCATTCAGCGTTTTCCTCAGTTTCGTGGGCGTGAAAATAAAATAGGTACCATTCAAGAACGGATCAACGGTTGTTTTGAACGTAGTATGAATGGCCAAATGTTGCCAGAGGACAGTAGGGAAATGTTGGCCTTGGTAAAGTACTTGGAGTGGCTAAGTAGGTTTGCTCCGGAGGATGGTGACATAAAAGGTCAGGGCTTTGTTAAAATTTTCATACCTAATCGTGCAGTCAATTTGGAGCATGGCAAGGAAGTGTTCTCAAAAAACTGTGCTGTTTGTCATACACCAAGTGGCAAAGGGGTAAAAGATCCTAATAGGTATACCTATCTATACCCTCCTTTGTGGGGAGATGACTCCTTTAATCATGGGGCAGGCATGGCACGTGTAATTACGGCGGCCCAATTTATTAAAGCCAATATGCCCTTCGGAACTACTTATGACGCCCCGCTATTAAGCGATGAGGAGGCCTATGATGTGGCTGGTTATATCAACCAACAATTAAGGCCTCAAAAGGCCAATCCAGAAAGAGATTTTCCGGATTTGCTAAAGAAACCAGTATCTACCCCGTATCCTCCTTATGCCGATGAATTTTCTTTGGAACAGCACCAAATGGGCCCTTTTCAGCCCATTATGGAATATTATAAAAACACGTATAACATAACCAAAAACAAATAA
- a CDS encoding Tat (twin-arginine translocation) pathway signal sequence containing protein, which yields MKTANTNSRRQFLGALALGATASTLSVLTNPIYANIPMDDTKKLSEAEEWFKKIKGTHRIVYDGSKPHHGFPIIWNWAFYLSNNSMGVLDKEMTAVTVLRHDAIPLAMGDSLWKKYPLGEMFKVNMSDGKAYTRNPYYEPKEGDFPMAQIEGIKRMQERGALFCVCDLAIQVYSGGAALKMGIDPKEAYQEWVNAILPGIQLVPSGVWALGRAQEHGCGYIFAGE from the coding sequence ATGAAGACAGCCAACACCAATTCAAGACGGCAATTTTTAGGGGCCTTGGCCCTTGGTGCCACAGCAAGTACCCTTTCGGTACTGACCAATCCTATTTATGCCAACATTCCTATGGACGATACCAAGAAACTTTCAGAGGCCGAGGAGTGGTTTAAAAAGATTAAAGGAACCCATCGTATTGTATATGATGGCTCAAAACCGCATCACGGATTTCCTATTATTTGGAACTGGGCGTTTTATTTGAGTAACAACAGCATGGGCGTATTGGATAAAGAAATGACGGCCGTAACGGTATTGCGTCATGATGCCATTCCTTTGGCAATGGGGGATAGTCTATGGAAGAAGTATCCTTTAGGTGAGATGTTTAAGGTGAATATGAGCGACGGTAAAGCTTACACGCGTAATCCTTATTACGAACCAAAAGAAGGAGATTTTCCAATGGCGCAAATAGAAGGAATCAAACGGATGCAGGAGCGTGGCGCTTTATTTTGTGTTTGCGATCTAGCGATTCAGGTGTATAGTGGAGGAGCCGCCTTAAAGATGGGGATAGATCCCAAGGAAGCCTACCAAGAGTGGGTTAATGCAATTCTTCCGGGAATTCAATTGGTGCCATCTGGTGTATGGGCCTTGGGCCGTGCACAGGAACATGGGTGCGGGTATATTTTTGCTGGAGAATAA